The following are encoded together in the Humulus lupulus chromosome 5, drHumLupu1.1, whole genome shotgun sequence genome:
- the LOC133778421 gene encoding kinesin-like protein KIN-14J isoform X2, whose amino-acid sequence MEERKVQNGTYDEYAAMMENFGDMSQGYQKSSLLEWINDLLPHLCLPIEASTEELRASLIDGTVLCSILNKLCPGSLEMVPSSDPGVTNVKRFLAAVEELGLPSFQIVDLEQGSLVPVLQCLGTLRAAFDYGAGEDKNGFHTRKRWDLSEVESINGFDGLQEDLSTYGQYATHKEEMLRKLVGTVLQPGPRDSVTTDLSATFTHQTAQKFHELLLKQGCYADLSDAKILEIINSYSFDNTSTQSLCNAVNQILEDIIQRKNGDLSNRVAYLLRKVMDVIQQRISNQAKNLKNHNNLFLAREEKYQSKLRVLESLALGTTEENEVVLDQLQLLKYEKMKLEEKKKLEEKDVEKIRGEKNQFQNEISRLKEELESTINKHESHCLQLEENAKEEKIQLEQKLKEFEHELIDSRKKMKEIESFAESKLRRWKKKERTYQNFINFQCGALQDLRASMESAKHEVLKTKRSYSDEFNYLGVKLKGLADAAENYHTVLAENRRLYNEVQDLKGNIRVYCRIRPFLPGQSKKHTTVEHVGENGELIIANPSKQGSHRLFKFNKVFGPTASQEEVFLDTQPLIRSVLDGYNVCIFAYGQTGSGKTYTMSGPSISSRVDWGVNYRALNDLFQLSQSRKSSIAYEVGVQMVEIYNEQVRDLLSNESSQKRLGIWSTAQPNGLAVPDASMHSVKSTKDVLELMHIGLMNRAVGATALNERSSRSHSVLTVHVRGTDLKTESILRGSLHLVDLAGSERVDRSEATGERLREAQHINKSLSALGDVIFALAQKNSHVPYRNSKLTQVLQSSLGGQAKTLMFVQLNPDTESYSETISTLKFAERVSGVELGAARSNKEGRDVRDLMEQVASLKDVITKKDEELEQLQKTNVNGVKSSMSATRYRSSSPRKYSMGTPRQNNRLYGGKGSGPSEKNSDMDNCSEYSEKHSESGSQQSIEDLRNQKEFSSQLKLLGDANQNLNEDFDLLGFGDADSEERLSDISDGGLSMGTETDGSIASVVEFTLFPESAKTFENTKSENAQTEQSKAEKVQTQKTPTENNRLERTQSEVMEKPTIPSRLPKPPQKSLSVKSSRLSLTTRSSSKVLSGAKKPTTGSSSASKAAKRWQ is encoded by the exons ATGGAAGAACGGAAAGTTCAAAATGGAACATATGATGAATATGCTGCAATGATGGAAAATTTCGGTGACATGTCTCAAG GCTATCAGAAGTCATCTCTGTTGGAGTGGATAAATGATTTGCTTCCTCATCTGTGCTTGCCAATTGAGGCCTCAACAGAGGAATTGAGGGCATCCTTGATTGATGGGACTGTTTTATGTAGCATTTTGAATAAATTATGTCCTGGCTCACTTGAAATG GTACCCAGTTCTGATCCAGGTGTCACAAATGTCAAAAGGTTTTTGGCAGCTGTGGAGGAATTAGGTTTGCCGAGCTTTCAAATTGTAGACTTAGAGCAG GGATCTCTGGTGCCAGTTTTACAGTGCCTTGGTACACTTAGAGCGGCTTTTGATTATGGTGCTGGGGAAGATAAAAACGGATTTCACACAAGAAAGAGATGGGATTTGTCAGAGGTAGAATCTATAAATGGATTTGATGGTTTACAAGAGGATTTATCTACGTATGGACAATATGCTACCCATAAAGAAGAAATGCTAAGAAAATTAGTTGGTACCGTTCTCCAACCTGGTCCTCGGGATTCTGTTACAACAG ACCTATCAGCTACTTTTACCCATCAGACTGCACAGAAATTTCACGAGCTATTGTTGAAACAAGGGTGCTATGCTGATCTTTCAGATGCCAAGATTTTGGAAATCATCAACTCATATAGTTTTGAC AACACATCAACTCAGTCACTCTGTAACGCAGTCAATCAGATTTTGGAAGATATCATCCAAAGAAAAAATGGTGATCTTTCTAAT CGTGTTGCATATCTGCTGAGAAAAGTAATGGATGTGATCCAGCAGCGTATCTCAAATCAAGCAAAGAACTTGAAAAAT CATAACAATCTCTTCTTGGCTCGTGAAGAGAAGTATCAATCAAAACTTAGAGTACTTGAAAGCCTTGCATTAGGGACAACTGAAGAGAACGAG GTTGTCTTGGACCAGCTTCAGCTTTTAAAG TATGAGAAAATGAAGTTAGAGGAGAAGAAAAAACTTGAAGAGAAGGATGTTGAGAAAATAAGGGGAGAGAAAAATCAATTTCAAAATGAGATTTCAAGACTTAAAGAAGAACTAGAATCAACCATAAACAAACATGAAAGTCATTGTCTGCAGTTAGAGGAAAATGCCAAGGAAGAAAAAATTCAATTGGAGCAGAAGTTAAAGGAATTTGAGCATGAATTGATAGATTCAAGGAAAAAGATGAAAGAAATAGAGTCATTCGCAGAGTCTAAATTACGGAGATGGAAAAAGAAAGAGCGTACTTACCAGAACTTTATAAATTTCCAGTGTGGAGCGTTGCAG gaTTTGAGGGCTTCAATGGAGTCCGCAAAACATGAAGTCTTGAAGACGAAAAGAAGTTACTCCGACGAGTTTAATTACTTAG GAGTGAAGCTTAAAGGACTTGCGGATGCTGCTGAAAATTATCATACAGTTCTTGCTGAAAATCGAAGATTGTATAACGAGGTTCAGGATTTGAAGG GTAATATAAGAGTGTACTGTCGAATAAGACCATTTCTTCCAGGACAAAGTAAGAAACACACCACAGTAGAGCATGTTGGTGAAAATGGTGAATTAATAATTGCAAATCCCTCTAAACAAGGAAGCCACAGACTATTCAAATTCAACAAAGTATTTGGTCCTACAGCTTCTCAAG AGGAGGTTTTCTTGGACACTCAACCATTAATCCGTTCTGTGCTTGATGGATATAATGTGTGTATATTTGCCTATGGTCAAACGGGGTCAGGAAAGACCTATACAATG AGTGGGCCTAGCATATCATCAAGAGTGGACTGGGGAGTCAACTATCGTGCATTGAATGATCTTTTTCAACTTTCTCAGAGCAGGAAGAGCTCCATTGCTTATGAAGTTGGTGTTCAAATGGTTGAGATATATAATGAACAAGTTCGTGATCTACTCTCGAATGAAAGTTCCCAGAAAAGA CTTGGGATTTGGAGTACAGCCCAACCAAATGGATTAGCTGTTCCTGATGCAAGCATGCATTCTGTTAAATCAACTAAAGATGTCCTAGAATTGATGCATATTGGATTAATGAACCGAGCAGTTGGTGCAACAGCACTCAATGAAAGAAGTAGCAGATCCCACAG TGTTCTCACTGTTCATGTTCGTGGTACGGACCTGAAAACAGAAAGTATTCTACGTGGTAGCCTACATTTGGTAGATCTCGCTGGCAGTGAGAGGGTAGATCGCTCTGAAGCAACTGGAGAGAGGCTTCGGGAGGCACAGCATATAAATAAGTCACTATCAGCTCTTGGAGATGTCATTTTTGCTTTAGCACAAAAGAATTCTCATGTGCCATATAGAAATAGCAAATTAACTCAAGTACTTCAGAGCTCTTTAG GTGGTCAAGCAAAGACTCTTATGTTTGTACAGCTGAATCCTGATACAGAATCCTACTCTGAAACTATAAGCACTTTAAAGTTTGCAGAGAGGGTTTCTGGTGTTGAATTAGGTGCTGCACGGAGCAACAAAGAAGGAAGGGATGTTAGAGATCTTATGGAACAG GTGGCATCCCTTAAAGATGTTATTACAAAGAAGGATGAGGAGCTTGAGCAGTTACAGAAGACTAATGTCAATGGTGTGAAGAGTAGTATGAGCGCAACAAGATATAGGTCTTCATCTCCAAGAAAATATTCAATGGGGACTCCTCGACAGAACAATCGTTTATATGGAGGGAAAGGATCAGGGCCAAGTGAAAAAAATTCTGATATGGACAACTGCTCAGAATATAGTGAGAAGCATTCTGAAAGTGGTTCTCAGCAGTCAATCGAAGACTTGAGAAATCAGAAAGAATTCTCCTCTCAGTTGAAGCTTTTAGGAGATGCAAATCAGAACTTAAATGAAGACTTTGATCTTTTGGGCTTTGGGGATGCAGATTCTGAGGAGAGATTAAGTGACATATCTGATGGTGGTCTTTCAATGGGAACAGAAACTGATGGTTCAATAGCCAGTGTTGTGGAGTTCACTCTGTTCCCGGAATCtgcaaaaacatttgaaaatacaAAATCTGAGAATGCACAAACTGAACAAAGTAAAGCTGAGAAGGTACAAACTCAGAAAACTCCCACTGAGAACAATCGACTGGAAAGAACACAATCTGAGGTCATGGAGAA GCCAACTATACCATCTAGGCTTCCAAAGCCTCCACAAAAGTCATTGTCAGTGAAATCATCTCGATTGTCACTGACCACCAGAAGTTCATCCAAGGTTTTGTCAG GTGCTAAGAAGCCAACTACAGGCAGCTCCTCAGCCTCGAAAGCTGCCAAACGATGGCAGTAA
- the LOC133780098 gene encoding E3 ubiquitin-protein ligase SDIR1-like, whose protein sequence is MPTPDDDGRRRSDGNWRPLTSTNEDDSMRRSPPPIISESSRMPLFLVRLTRLSIDQVGVEIEVDHNNGTTSSSFRTIRITTTDNDNDSDSSDRNDNNNDITRVLKNMKYKKSKENEDEQVCAVCLEEFSNGEEVAITTCNHSYHNPCITKWLALRKSCPYCRKQLF, encoded by the coding sequence ATGCCAACTCCGGATGATGATGGGCGGAGGAGGAGCGACGGTAACTGGCGGCCACTGACTTCAACGAACGAAGATGATTCTATGCGACGGTCACCACCACCAATAATTTCAGAATCTAGTCGTATGCCATTGTTTTTAGTTCGATTGACAAGGCTTTCAATAGATCAAGTTGGAGTTGAAATTGAAGTTGATCATAACAACGGTACTACTTCATCTTCTTTTCGAACGATCAGAATTACAACTActgataatgataatgatagtgATTCTAGTGATcgtaatgataataataatgatattacgAGAGTActaaaaaatatgaaatataagaAATCAAAAGAGAATGAAGATGAACAGGTTTGTGCGGTGTGTTTGGAGGAGTTTTCGAATGGAGAAGAGGTGGCCATCACTACTTGCAACCACTCGTATCATAATCCATGTATTACCAAGTGGTTAGCTCTTAGAAAATCTTGTCCTTATTGTAGGAAACAATTATTTTGA
- the LOC133778421 gene encoding kinesin-like protein KIN-14J isoform X3, whose product MEERKVQNGTYDEYAAMMENFGDMSQGYQKSSLLEWINDLLPHLCLPIEASTEELRASLIDGTVLCSILNKLCPGSLEMVPSSDPGVTNVKRFLAAVEELGLPSFQIVDLEQGSLVPVLQCLGTLRAAFDYGAGEDKNGFHTRKRWDLSEVESINGFDGLQEDLSTYGQYATHKEEMLRKLVGTVLQPGPRDSVTTDAKILEIINSYSFDNTSTQSLCNAVNQILEDIIQRKNGDLSNRVAYLLRKVMDVIQQRISNQAKNLKNHNNLFLAREEKYQSKLRVLESLALGTTEENEVVLDQLQLLKYEKMKLEEKKKLEEKDVEKIRGEKNQFQNEISRLKEELESTINKHESHCLQLEENAKEEKIQLEQKLKEFEHELIDSRKKMKEIESFAESKLRRWKKKERTYQNFINFQCGALQDLRASMESAKHEVLKTKRSYSDEFNYLGVKLKGLADAAENYHTVLAENRRLYNEVQDLKGNIRVYCRIRPFLPGQSKKHTTVEHVGENGELIIANPSKQGSHRLFKFNKVFGPTASQEEVFLDTQPLIRSVLDGYNVCIFAYGQTGSGKTYTMSGPSISSRVDWGVNYRALNDLFQLSQSRKSSIAYEVGVQMVEIYNEQVRDLLSNESSQKRLGIWSTAQPNGLAVPDASMHSVKSTKDVLELMHIGLMNRAVGATALNERSSRSHSVLTVHVRGTDLKTESILRGSLHLVDLAGSERVDRSEATGERLREAQHINKSLSALGDVIFALAQKNSHVPYRNSKLTQVLQSSLGGQAKTLMFVQLNPDTESYSETISTLKFAERVSGVELGAARSNKEGRDVRDLMEQVASLKDVITKKDEELEQLQKTNVNGVKSSMSATRYRSSSPRKYSMGTPRQNNRLYGGKGSGPSEKNSDMDNCSEYSEKHSESGSQQSIEDLRNQKEFSSQLKLLGDANQNLNEDFDLLGFGDADSEERLSDISDGGLSMGTETDGSIASVVEFTLFPESAKTFENTKSENAQTEQSKAEKVQTQKTPTENNRLERTQSEVMEKPTIPSRLPKPPQKSLSVKSSRLSLTTRSSSKVLSGTSGAKKPTTGSSSASKAAKRWQ is encoded by the exons ATGGAAGAACGGAAAGTTCAAAATGGAACATATGATGAATATGCTGCAATGATGGAAAATTTCGGTGACATGTCTCAAG GCTATCAGAAGTCATCTCTGTTGGAGTGGATAAATGATTTGCTTCCTCATCTGTGCTTGCCAATTGAGGCCTCAACAGAGGAATTGAGGGCATCCTTGATTGATGGGACTGTTTTATGTAGCATTTTGAATAAATTATGTCCTGGCTCACTTGAAATG GTACCCAGTTCTGATCCAGGTGTCACAAATGTCAAAAGGTTTTTGGCAGCTGTGGAGGAATTAGGTTTGCCGAGCTTTCAAATTGTAGACTTAGAGCAG GGATCTCTGGTGCCAGTTTTACAGTGCCTTGGTACACTTAGAGCGGCTTTTGATTATGGTGCTGGGGAAGATAAAAACGGATTTCACACAAGAAAGAGATGGGATTTGTCAGAGGTAGAATCTATAAATGGATTTGATGGTTTACAAGAGGATTTATCTACGTATGGACAATATGCTACCCATAAAGAAGAAATGCTAAGAAAATTAGTTGGTACCGTTCTCCAACCTGGTCCTCGGGATTCTGTTACAACAG ATGCCAAGATTTTGGAAATCATCAACTCATATAGTTTTGAC AACACATCAACTCAGTCACTCTGTAACGCAGTCAATCAGATTTTGGAAGATATCATCCAAAGAAAAAATGGTGATCTTTCTAAT CGTGTTGCATATCTGCTGAGAAAAGTAATGGATGTGATCCAGCAGCGTATCTCAAATCAAGCAAAGAACTTGAAAAAT CATAACAATCTCTTCTTGGCTCGTGAAGAGAAGTATCAATCAAAACTTAGAGTACTTGAAAGCCTTGCATTAGGGACAACTGAAGAGAACGAG GTTGTCTTGGACCAGCTTCAGCTTTTAAAG TATGAGAAAATGAAGTTAGAGGAGAAGAAAAAACTTGAAGAGAAGGATGTTGAGAAAATAAGGGGAGAGAAAAATCAATTTCAAAATGAGATTTCAAGACTTAAAGAAGAACTAGAATCAACCATAAACAAACATGAAAGTCATTGTCTGCAGTTAGAGGAAAATGCCAAGGAAGAAAAAATTCAATTGGAGCAGAAGTTAAAGGAATTTGAGCATGAATTGATAGATTCAAGGAAAAAGATGAAAGAAATAGAGTCATTCGCAGAGTCTAAATTACGGAGATGGAAAAAGAAAGAGCGTACTTACCAGAACTTTATAAATTTCCAGTGTGGAGCGTTGCAG gaTTTGAGGGCTTCAATGGAGTCCGCAAAACATGAAGTCTTGAAGACGAAAAGAAGTTACTCCGACGAGTTTAATTACTTAG GAGTGAAGCTTAAAGGACTTGCGGATGCTGCTGAAAATTATCATACAGTTCTTGCTGAAAATCGAAGATTGTATAACGAGGTTCAGGATTTGAAGG GTAATATAAGAGTGTACTGTCGAATAAGACCATTTCTTCCAGGACAAAGTAAGAAACACACCACAGTAGAGCATGTTGGTGAAAATGGTGAATTAATAATTGCAAATCCCTCTAAACAAGGAAGCCACAGACTATTCAAATTCAACAAAGTATTTGGTCCTACAGCTTCTCAAG AGGAGGTTTTCTTGGACACTCAACCATTAATCCGTTCTGTGCTTGATGGATATAATGTGTGTATATTTGCCTATGGTCAAACGGGGTCAGGAAAGACCTATACAATG AGTGGGCCTAGCATATCATCAAGAGTGGACTGGGGAGTCAACTATCGTGCATTGAATGATCTTTTTCAACTTTCTCAGAGCAGGAAGAGCTCCATTGCTTATGAAGTTGGTGTTCAAATGGTTGAGATATATAATGAACAAGTTCGTGATCTACTCTCGAATGAAAGTTCCCAGAAAAGA CTTGGGATTTGGAGTACAGCCCAACCAAATGGATTAGCTGTTCCTGATGCAAGCATGCATTCTGTTAAATCAACTAAAGATGTCCTAGAATTGATGCATATTGGATTAATGAACCGAGCAGTTGGTGCAACAGCACTCAATGAAAGAAGTAGCAGATCCCACAG TGTTCTCACTGTTCATGTTCGTGGTACGGACCTGAAAACAGAAAGTATTCTACGTGGTAGCCTACATTTGGTAGATCTCGCTGGCAGTGAGAGGGTAGATCGCTCTGAAGCAACTGGAGAGAGGCTTCGGGAGGCACAGCATATAAATAAGTCACTATCAGCTCTTGGAGATGTCATTTTTGCTTTAGCACAAAAGAATTCTCATGTGCCATATAGAAATAGCAAATTAACTCAAGTACTTCAGAGCTCTTTAG GTGGTCAAGCAAAGACTCTTATGTTTGTACAGCTGAATCCTGATACAGAATCCTACTCTGAAACTATAAGCACTTTAAAGTTTGCAGAGAGGGTTTCTGGTGTTGAATTAGGTGCTGCACGGAGCAACAAAGAAGGAAGGGATGTTAGAGATCTTATGGAACAG GTGGCATCCCTTAAAGATGTTATTACAAAGAAGGATGAGGAGCTTGAGCAGTTACAGAAGACTAATGTCAATGGTGTGAAGAGTAGTATGAGCGCAACAAGATATAGGTCTTCATCTCCAAGAAAATATTCAATGGGGACTCCTCGACAGAACAATCGTTTATATGGAGGGAAAGGATCAGGGCCAAGTGAAAAAAATTCTGATATGGACAACTGCTCAGAATATAGTGAGAAGCATTCTGAAAGTGGTTCTCAGCAGTCAATCGAAGACTTGAGAAATCAGAAAGAATTCTCCTCTCAGTTGAAGCTTTTAGGAGATGCAAATCAGAACTTAAATGAAGACTTTGATCTTTTGGGCTTTGGGGATGCAGATTCTGAGGAGAGATTAAGTGACATATCTGATGGTGGTCTTTCAATGGGAACAGAAACTGATGGTTCAATAGCCAGTGTTGTGGAGTTCACTCTGTTCCCGGAATCtgcaaaaacatttgaaaatacaAAATCTGAGAATGCACAAACTGAACAAAGTAAAGCTGAGAAGGTACAAACTCAGAAAACTCCCACTGAGAACAATCGACTGGAAAGAACACAATCTGAGGTCATGGAGAA GCCAACTATACCATCTAGGCTTCCAAAGCCTCCACAAAAGTCATTGTCAGTGAAATCATCTCGATTGTCACTGACCACCAGAAGTTCATCCAAGGTTTTGTCAG GTACGTCAGGTGCTAAGAAGCCAACTACAGGCAGCTCCTCAGCCTCGAAAGCTGCCAAACGATGGCAGTAA
- the LOC133778421 gene encoding kinesin-like protein KIN-14J isoform X1, translated as MEERKVQNGTYDEYAAMMENFGDMSQGYQKSSLLEWINDLLPHLCLPIEASTEELRASLIDGTVLCSILNKLCPGSLEMVPSSDPGVTNVKRFLAAVEELGLPSFQIVDLEQGSLVPVLQCLGTLRAAFDYGAGEDKNGFHTRKRWDLSEVESINGFDGLQEDLSTYGQYATHKEEMLRKLVGTVLQPGPRDSVTTDLSATFTHQTAQKFHELLLKQGCYADLSDAKILEIINSYSFDNTSTQSLCNAVNQILEDIIQRKNGDLSNRVAYLLRKVMDVIQQRISNQAKNLKNHNNLFLAREEKYQSKLRVLESLALGTTEENEVVLDQLQLLKYEKMKLEEKKKLEEKDVEKIRGEKNQFQNEISRLKEELESTINKHESHCLQLEENAKEEKIQLEQKLKEFEHELIDSRKKMKEIESFAESKLRRWKKKERTYQNFINFQCGALQDLRASMESAKHEVLKTKRSYSDEFNYLGVKLKGLADAAENYHTVLAENRRLYNEVQDLKGNIRVYCRIRPFLPGQSKKHTTVEHVGENGELIIANPSKQGSHRLFKFNKVFGPTASQEEVFLDTQPLIRSVLDGYNVCIFAYGQTGSGKTYTMSGPSISSRVDWGVNYRALNDLFQLSQSRKSSIAYEVGVQMVEIYNEQVRDLLSNESSQKRLGIWSTAQPNGLAVPDASMHSVKSTKDVLELMHIGLMNRAVGATALNERSSRSHSVLTVHVRGTDLKTESILRGSLHLVDLAGSERVDRSEATGERLREAQHINKSLSALGDVIFALAQKNSHVPYRNSKLTQVLQSSLGGQAKTLMFVQLNPDTESYSETISTLKFAERVSGVELGAARSNKEGRDVRDLMEQVASLKDVITKKDEELEQLQKTNVNGVKSSMSATRYRSSSPRKYSMGTPRQNNRLYGGKGSGPSEKNSDMDNCSEYSEKHSESGSQQSIEDLRNQKEFSSQLKLLGDANQNLNEDFDLLGFGDADSEERLSDISDGGLSMGTETDGSIASVVEFTLFPESAKTFENTKSENAQTEQSKAEKVQTQKTPTENNRLERTQSEVMEKPTIPSRLPKPPQKSLSVKSSRLSLTTRSSSKVLSGTSGAKKPTTGSSSASKAAKRWQ; from the exons ATGGAAGAACGGAAAGTTCAAAATGGAACATATGATGAATATGCTGCAATGATGGAAAATTTCGGTGACATGTCTCAAG GCTATCAGAAGTCATCTCTGTTGGAGTGGATAAATGATTTGCTTCCTCATCTGTGCTTGCCAATTGAGGCCTCAACAGAGGAATTGAGGGCATCCTTGATTGATGGGACTGTTTTATGTAGCATTTTGAATAAATTATGTCCTGGCTCACTTGAAATG GTACCCAGTTCTGATCCAGGTGTCACAAATGTCAAAAGGTTTTTGGCAGCTGTGGAGGAATTAGGTTTGCCGAGCTTTCAAATTGTAGACTTAGAGCAG GGATCTCTGGTGCCAGTTTTACAGTGCCTTGGTACACTTAGAGCGGCTTTTGATTATGGTGCTGGGGAAGATAAAAACGGATTTCACACAAGAAAGAGATGGGATTTGTCAGAGGTAGAATCTATAAATGGATTTGATGGTTTACAAGAGGATTTATCTACGTATGGACAATATGCTACCCATAAAGAAGAAATGCTAAGAAAATTAGTTGGTACCGTTCTCCAACCTGGTCCTCGGGATTCTGTTACAACAG ACCTATCAGCTACTTTTACCCATCAGACTGCACAGAAATTTCACGAGCTATTGTTGAAACAAGGGTGCTATGCTGATCTTTCAGATGCCAAGATTTTGGAAATCATCAACTCATATAGTTTTGAC AACACATCAACTCAGTCACTCTGTAACGCAGTCAATCAGATTTTGGAAGATATCATCCAAAGAAAAAATGGTGATCTTTCTAAT CGTGTTGCATATCTGCTGAGAAAAGTAATGGATGTGATCCAGCAGCGTATCTCAAATCAAGCAAAGAACTTGAAAAAT CATAACAATCTCTTCTTGGCTCGTGAAGAGAAGTATCAATCAAAACTTAGAGTACTTGAAAGCCTTGCATTAGGGACAACTGAAGAGAACGAG GTTGTCTTGGACCAGCTTCAGCTTTTAAAG TATGAGAAAATGAAGTTAGAGGAGAAGAAAAAACTTGAAGAGAAGGATGTTGAGAAAATAAGGGGAGAGAAAAATCAATTTCAAAATGAGATTTCAAGACTTAAAGAAGAACTAGAATCAACCATAAACAAACATGAAAGTCATTGTCTGCAGTTAGAGGAAAATGCCAAGGAAGAAAAAATTCAATTGGAGCAGAAGTTAAAGGAATTTGAGCATGAATTGATAGATTCAAGGAAAAAGATGAAAGAAATAGAGTCATTCGCAGAGTCTAAATTACGGAGATGGAAAAAGAAAGAGCGTACTTACCAGAACTTTATAAATTTCCAGTGTGGAGCGTTGCAG gaTTTGAGGGCTTCAATGGAGTCCGCAAAACATGAAGTCTTGAAGACGAAAAGAAGTTACTCCGACGAGTTTAATTACTTAG GAGTGAAGCTTAAAGGACTTGCGGATGCTGCTGAAAATTATCATACAGTTCTTGCTGAAAATCGAAGATTGTATAACGAGGTTCAGGATTTGAAGG GTAATATAAGAGTGTACTGTCGAATAAGACCATTTCTTCCAGGACAAAGTAAGAAACACACCACAGTAGAGCATGTTGGTGAAAATGGTGAATTAATAATTGCAAATCCCTCTAAACAAGGAAGCCACAGACTATTCAAATTCAACAAAGTATTTGGTCCTACAGCTTCTCAAG AGGAGGTTTTCTTGGACACTCAACCATTAATCCGTTCTGTGCTTGATGGATATAATGTGTGTATATTTGCCTATGGTCAAACGGGGTCAGGAAAGACCTATACAATG AGTGGGCCTAGCATATCATCAAGAGTGGACTGGGGAGTCAACTATCGTGCATTGAATGATCTTTTTCAACTTTCTCAGAGCAGGAAGAGCTCCATTGCTTATGAAGTTGGTGTTCAAATGGTTGAGATATATAATGAACAAGTTCGTGATCTACTCTCGAATGAAAGTTCCCAGAAAAGA CTTGGGATTTGGAGTACAGCCCAACCAAATGGATTAGCTGTTCCTGATGCAAGCATGCATTCTGTTAAATCAACTAAAGATGTCCTAGAATTGATGCATATTGGATTAATGAACCGAGCAGTTGGTGCAACAGCACTCAATGAAAGAAGTAGCAGATCCCACAG TGTTCTCACTGTTCATGTTCGTGGTACGGACCTGAAAACAGAAAGTATTCTACGTGGTAGCCTACATTTGGTAGATCTCGCTGGCAGTGAGAGGGTAGATCGCTCTGAAGCAACTGGAGAGAGGCTTCGGGAGGCACAGCATATAAATAAGTCACTATCAGCTCTTGGAGATGTCATTTTTGCTTTAGCACAAAAGAATTCTCATGTGCCATATAGAAATAGCAAATTAACTCAAGTACTTCAGAGCTCTTTAG GTGGTCAAGCAAAGACTCTTATGTTTGTACAGCTGAATCCTGATACAGAATCCTACTCTGAAACTATAAGCACTTTAAAGTTTGCAGAGAGGGTTTCTGGTGTTGAATTAGGTGCTGCACGGAGCAACAAAGAAGGAAGGGATGTTAGAGATCTTATGGAACAG GTGGCATCCCTTAAAGATGTTATTACAAAGAAGGATGAGGAGCTTGAGCAGTTACAGAAGACTAATGTCAATGGTGTGAAGAGTAGTATGAGCGCAACAAGATATAGGTCTTCATCTCCAAGAAAATATTCAATGGGGACTCCTCGACAGAACAATCGTTTATATGGAGGGAAAGGATCAGGGCCAAGTGAAAAAAATTCTGATATGGACAACTGCTCAGAATATAGTGAGAAGCATTCTGAAAGTGGTTCTCAGCAGTCAATCGAAGACTTGAGAAATCAGAAAGAATTCTCCTCTCAGTTGAAGCTTTTAGGAGATGCAAATCAGAACTTAAATGAAGACTTTGATCTTTTGGGCTTTGGGGATGCAGATTCTGAGGAGAGATTAAGTGACATATCTGATGGTGGTCTTTCAATGGGAACAGAAACTGATGGTTCAATAGCCAGTGTTGTGGAGTTCACTCTGTTCCCGGAATCtgcaaaaacatttgaaaatacaAAATCTGAGAATGCACAAACTGAACAAAGTAAAGCTGAGAAGGTACAAACTCAGAAAACTCCCACTGAGAACAATCGACTGGAAAGAACACAATCTGAGGTCATGGAGAA GCCAACTATACCATCTAGGCTTCCAAAGCCTCCACAAAAGTCATTGTCAGTGAAATCATCTCGATTGTCACTGACCACCAGAAGTTCATCCAAGGTTTTGTCAG GTACGTCAGGTGCTAAGAAGCCAACTACAGGCAGCTCCTCAGCCTCGAAAGCTGCCAAACGATGGCAGTAA